The Desulfomicrobium escambiense DSM 10707 genome includes a region encoding these proteins:
- a CDS encoding TRAP transporter large permease produces the protein MVWFIVCVFLGLLLLSTPIAIVVLATTAGAVTLFMNVPLTALVQQLFRGLDNFLLLSIPFFILAGNIMAEGRIAHYLVESMNACVGRFRGGLALAGILTCMFFAAISGSSPATVIAVGSIMIPALIRAGYDEKFSIGLITSAGTLGILIPPSIPMVLYSLVGNTSVSDMFMAGVVPGVVRVVVLGAFALYMARRHGWGATSSHSFGETMRILGRALWGLAMPVIVLGGIYSGIFTPTEAAGVSVVYALLVETFVYRSLTWAKFRAILVKSAVLSSALLFIIACAMPFIWLLTREQLPAQAAQFISAHIGNKYVFLFLVNVLLLLIGCVMDIVTSILVLTPIFLPMLTHFGIDPVAWGIMMIVNVEIGFLTFPFGLNLFVAMGITGKPLTEIARSVLPFLALLFLCLLMVTYIPVISTWLPSILR, from the coding sequence ATGGTCTGGTTCATCGTCTGCGTTTTTCTGGGACTGCTCCTGCTGTCCACGCCCATCGCCATCGTTGTCCTGGCCACCACGGCCGGGGCAGTGACGCTGTTCATGAACGTGCCCCTGACGGCCCTGGTGCAGCAGCTCTTCCGCGGCCTGGACAACTTCCTGCTCCTGTCCATCCCGTTCTTCATCCTGGCCGGGAACATCATGGCCGAGGGGCGCATCGCGCATTATCTCGTCGAGTCCATGAACGCCTGCGTGGGGCGCTTCCGGGGCGGCCTGGCCCTGGCCGGCATCCTGACCTGCATGTTCTTCGCGGCCATCTCGGGGTCGAGCCCGGCCACGGTCATCGCCGTTGGCAGTATCATGATCCCGGCCCTCATCCGCGCGGGCTACGACGAGAAGTTCAGCATCGGCCTCATCACCAGCGCCGGCACCCTGGGCATCCTCATCCCGCCGTCCATCCCCATGGTCCTCTATTCCCTGGTGGGCAACACCTCGGTCAGCGACATGTTCATGGCCGGGGTCGTGCCCGGCGTGGTGCGCGTCGTCGTGCTGGGCGCCTTCGCCCTGTACATGGCCCGGCGCCACGGCTGGGGGGCGACGTCCTCCCATTCCTTCGGGGAGACCATGCGCATCCTCGGCCGGGCCTTGTGGGGGCTGGCCATGCCGGTCATCGTTCTGGGCGGGATCTACTCGGGCATCTTCACGCCCACCGAGGCGGCGGGGGTGTCCGTGGTCTACGCCCTGCTGGTCGAGACCTTCGTCTACCGCTCCCTGACCTGGGCCAAGTTCCGGGCCATCTTGGTCAAGAGCGCGGTGCTGTCCTCGGCCCTGCTGTTCATCATCGCCTGCGCCATGCCCTTCATCTGGCTGCTGACGCGGGAGCAGCTGCCGGCCCAGGCCGCCCAGTTCATCAGCGCGCACATCGGCAACAAGTACGTCTTTCTCTTTCTGGTCAACGTGCTCCTGCTGCTCATCGGCTGCGTCATGGACATCGTGACCTCCATCCTGGTCCTCACGCCCATCTTCCTGCCCATGCTGACCCATTTCGGCATCGACCCCGTGGCCTGGGGCATCATGATGATCGTCAACGTCGAGATCGGCTTCCTGACCTTCCCCTTCGGCCTGAACCTCTTCGTGGCCATGGGCATTACCGGCAAGCCGCTGACGGAGATCGCCCGGTCCGTGCTGCCGTTTCTCGCCCTGCTCTTCCTCTGCCTGCTGATGGTGACCTACATTCCGGTCATCTCAACCTGGCTGCCGTCGATCCTCAGGTAG
- a CDS encoding glycosyltransferase family 4 protein produces the protein MAHESGPVWGTLDPFVEDGPILGRRVANTGFLHALLTVDRFEQYHFFLPDRHSGAALETFVHSACPGAAPKIRILPRSALPKYLASTAYHCFHLSDCLTHQGFLAAVRNRLARNVFPITGVTHSLSYARYGQSFAQHVWAGATARDCIVATSRAGAAVVREELAALREHCNAPAPQVDMVPLGVWRDEFADLGGGSLPDVAAGKTVFLVPGRISPYSKMDLLPLLRAFQRLRQGGADLGGVCLVLAGSPDEGASLPGTLTNLAANIGLRLVVVRCPDDAAKKALLGRADVVVSLADNPQETFGLTLLEAAAAGKPVIASDYDGYRDLVAHGKTGLLVPTADSGEVGEVSLLAPLLYDTAYHLWLAQDVAVDVGELAGSLRVMLRPEVREEMGRAAREHSAAFDWPTVIGRYLALWERLGAEPAPAPGEGESLHPLALDHGRIFGAYPTRRLQDKDMLEITDLGQAVYRGKDFPVVYAGVEGRVDLELMRMVLVWTRHPVDWASLKARAEGHPAATPTVMWMLKGDLLRFT, from the coding sequence ATGGCGCATGAATCAGGCCCCGTCTGGGGCACCCTCGACCCGTTCGTGGAGGACGGGCCCATTCTCGGCCGCAGGGTCGCGAACACGGGATTTCTGCACGCTCTGCTGACCGTGGACCGGTTCGAGCAGTACCACTTCTTCCTGCCAGACCGGCACAGCGGGGCGGCGTTGGAGACCTTCGTGCACTCCGCCTGCCCCGGCGCGGCGCCCAAGATCCGCATCCTGCCGCGCTCAGCCCTGCCAAAGTATCTGGCCTCCACGGCGTATCACTGCTTCCACCTCTCGGACTGCCTGACCCACCAGGGTTTCCTGGCCGCCGTGCGCAACCGCCTGGCCCGCAACGTCTTCCCCATAACGGGCGTGACCCATTCCCTGTCCTACGCCCGCTACGGCCAGTCCTTCGCCCAGCACGTCTGGGCCGGGGCCACGGCCCGTGACTGCATCGTGGCCACGTCGCGGGCCGGGGCGGCTGTGGTGCGCGAGGAACTGGCCGCGCTTCGCGAGCACTGCAACGCTCCCGCGCCGCAGGTGGACATGGTACCACTCGGCGTGTGGCGGGATGAGTTCGCGGATCTTGGAGGGGGAAGCCTGCCGGACGTTGCGGCGGGAAAAACCGTGTTTCTGGTGCCGGGGCGCATCAGCCCCTATTCGAAGATGGATTTGTTGCCGCTGCTGCGGGCCTTCCAGCGTCTGCGCCAGGGCGGCGCGGACCTGGGCGGCGTCTGTCTGGTTCTGGCCGGGAGCCCCGACGAGGGCGCGTCCCTGCCCGGGACCCTGACCAACCTGGCGGCCAACATCGGCCTGCGCCTGGTGGTCGTGCGCTGCCCCGACGATGCGGCCAAGAAGGCGCTTCTGGGGCGGGCCGACGTGGTCGTGTCCCTGGCCGACAACCCCCAGGAGACTTTCGGCTTGACCCTCCTGGAGGCGGCCGCCGCGGGCAAGCCCGTCATCGCCTCAGACTACGACGGCTACCGTGACCTCGTGGCCCACGGGAAAACGGGGCTGCTGGTCCCCACGGCGGACAGCGGCGAGGTCGGCGAGGTCTCGCTCCTGGCGCCGCTCCTGTACGACACGGCATACCACCTCTGGCTGGCCCAGGACGTGGCCGTGGACGTGGGTGAACTGGCCGGAAGCCTTCGGGTCATGCTGCGGCCGGAGGTCAGGGAGGAGATGGGGCGGGCGGCCCGAGAGCACTCGGCGGCCTTCGACTGGCCGACGGTCATCGGGCGGTATCTTGCACTATGGGAGCGGCTGGGGGCGGAACCTGCGCCCGCGCCGGGAGAGGGAGAGAGCCTCCATCCCCTGGCGCTGGACCACGGCAGGATTTTCGGCGCTTACCCGACGCGGAGGCTGCAAGACAAAGATATGCTGGAAATAACGGACTTGGGGCAGGCCGTGTACCGGGGCAAGGATTTTCCGGTAGTCTATGCGGGCGTGGAGGGCCGGGTCGACCTGGAACTCATGCGCATGGTGCTGGTCTGGACCCGGCATCCCGTGGATTGGGCGTCCCTGAAGGCCCGCGCCGAAGGGCATCCGGCGGCGACGCCTACCGTGATGTGGATGCTGAAAGGCGATCTTTTGCGTTTCACCTGA
- a CDS encoding FAD-binding and (Fe-S)-binding domain-containing protein, whose product MLPPDLCAGLARILPPDRVHLDAVRARVFALDASIYQPRARAVVDIEREAEVLALLELMRVHGAGVTFRGAGTSLNGQATGEDIVARIRGPRWRDHKVLEEGRFIRLGCGLTGGEADALLAPFGRRIGPDPASAAAATIGGIVANNAAGMCCTVDQNTFATLRSLRVILADGAVLDTGDADSVAAFRASHAPVLERLTALRERIMADPQLAARIRRKYSIKNTTGYAVNALTECEDPVDILTHLMIGSEGTLGFVSSVTLETVPVFPLRATALVVFPDLDAAARAVMALRGCCPVQAAELLDRTSIRAVENLPAAPPLLRELGDDACAVLMETRATDPETLRRNTADILAALEGIAQVAPARFTTDGAECERLWAVRRGLFSAVSSYRAADEYVITEDINIPVERLAEGCAAFRRLFARHGYEAGVMGHAFHGNFHFTLPTRISDPRELDRLHGFLDDLAEVITRDFDGSLKAEHGTGRAIAPYVRLEWGDTVYAVMREIKALLDPHGVLNPGVMFDEDPHAHLRGLKLPLTSHPRIDMCVDCGFCEPVCPSRHMAFTPRQRIAAWREISRLEQDGRSDEARHWRAAFAELGESTCATDGLCTTRCPLAIDVASFIRDLRHDALSPAARTVANAAAGHFAGATALARTALGTADLAHLALGPEKLESVSRIMTRLSGQRLPGWMPGLPRPAARIVRKPAAEHRETVVYLPSCATRTMGDTRRAPAESLVEVTVRLLERAGFAVRIPDGVEGLCCGKAFETKGLYAQAETKLRELERALHAASDNGRHPVLCDTSPCLARMKKDIRGLSLFEPVEFARVFLLPRLRFQPVDRRIALHPTCSTRLMGLADAFHELARGLAVEVVLPRGILCCGFAGDKGFHRPELNASALAGLAEQVRDCAEGYSTSRTCEIGLAIHGGIPYRNILYLLEECSR is encoded by the coding sequence ATGCTGCCACCAGATCTTTGCGCCGGGCTGGCGCGCATCCTGCCCCCCGACCGCGTCCACCTCGATGCCGTGCGTGCACGCGTGTTCGCCCTGGACGCGAGCATCTACCAGCCCCGCGCCAGGGCCGTCGTGGACATCGAGCGCGAAGCCGAAGTCCTGGCCCTGCTTGAGCTGATGCGCGTGCACGGCGCAGGCGTGACCTTCCGCGGCGCGGGCACGAGCCTCAACGGACAGGCCACGGGCGAGGACATCGTGGCGCGCATCCGCGGGCCGCGGTGGCGGGACCATAAGGTGCTGGAGGAGGGACGCTTCATCCGCCTGGGCTGCGGGCTGACGGGCGGCGAGGCCGACGCGCTGCTGGCGCCCTTCGGGCGGCGCATCGGCCCGGACCCGGCCTCGGCCGCGGCCGCGACCATCGGCGGCATCGTCGCCAACAACGCGGCGGGCATGTGCTGCACCGTGGACCAGAACACCTTCGCCACCTTGCGCTCCCTGCGCGTCATCCTGGCCGACGGCGCGGTTCTCGACACCGGCGACGCGGACAGCGTGGCGGCCTTCCGCGCCAGCCACGCCCCCGTCCTGGAGCGCCTCACGGCCCTGCGCGAACGCATCATGGCCGACCCGCAGCTCGCGGCGCGCATCCGGCGCAAGTACTCCATCAAGAACACCACGGGCTACGCCGTGAACGCCCTGACCGAGTGCGAGGACCCCGTCGACATCCTGACCCACCTCATGATCGGCTCCGAGGGGACGCTCGGCTTCGTCAGCTCCGTGACTCTGGAGACCGTGCCCGTTTTCCCCCTGCGGGCCACGGCCCTGGTGGTCTTCCCCGACCTCGACGCCGCGGCACGGGCGGTCATGGCCCTGCGCGGCTGCTGCCCGGTGCAGGCCGCCGAACTGCTGGACCGCACCTCCATCCGCGCCGTTGAGAACCTGCCCGCCGCCCCGCCCCTGCTGCGCGAACTGGGTGACGACGCCTGCGCCGTGCTCATGGAGACCCGCGCGACAGACCCGGAAACCCTGCGGCGCAACACGGCTGACATTCTCGCCGCCCTGGAGGGCATTGCGCAGGTCGCCCCGGCGCGCTTCACCACGGACGGGGCCGAATGCGAACGGCTGTGGGCCGTGCGGCGCGGACTCTTCTCGGCCGTGAGCAGCTACCGGGCCGCCGACGAGTACGTCATCACCGAGGACATCAATATCCCGGTGGAGCGCCTGGCCGAAGGGTGCGCGGCCTTCAGGCGCCTCTTCGCCCGCCACGGCTACGAAGCCGGGGTCATGGGGCACGCCTTCCACGGCAATTTCCACTTCACCCTGCCCACGCGCATCAGCGACCCCCGCGAACTGGACCGCCTGCACGGCTTCCTGGACGATCTGGCCGAGGTCATCACCCGCGACTTCGACGGCTCCCTCAAGGCCGAACACGGCACGGGCCGGGCCATCGCGCCCTACGTGCGTCTGGAGTGGGGGGACACGGTCTACGCGGTCATGCGCGAGATCAAGGCCCTGCTGGACCCGCACGGCGTCCTCAACCCCGGCGTCATGTTCGACGAGGACCCGCACGCCCACCTGCGGGGGCTGAAACTCCCCCTGACCAGCCACCCGCGCATCGACATGTGCGTGGACTGCGGTTTCTGCGAGCCTGTCTGCCCCTCGCGGCACATGGCCTTCACCCCGCGTCAGCGCATCGCGGCCTGGCGGGAGATCAGCCGGTTGGAACAGGATGGCCGAAGCGACGAGGCCCGACATTGGCGCGCCGCCTTCGCGGAACTGGGCGAATCGACCTGCGCCACGGACGGCCTGTGCACGACCCGCTGCCCCCTGGCCATCGACGTGGCGTCCTTCATCCGCGACCTGCGCCACGACGCCCTTTCTCCGGCGGCCCGCACCGTCGCCAACGCCGCGGCCGGCCATTTCGCAGGCGCAACGGCCCTGGCCCGGACCGCCCTCGGCACGGCCGACCTGGCGCACCTGGCCCTGGGGCCCGAAAAACTCGAATCCGTGAGTCGCATCATGACCAGGCTGAGCGGACAGCGCCTGCCTGGCTGGATGCCCGGCCTGCCCCGGCCGGCAGCTCGGATCGTGCGGAAACCCGCCGCCGAGCACAGGGAGACCGTCGTCTACCTGCCGTCCTGCGCCACGCGCACCATGGGCGACACGCGCCGCGCCCCTGCCGAGAGTCTGGTCGAGGTCACGGTGCGCCTGCTGGAGCGGGCCGGCTTCGCCGTGCGCATCCCTGACGGCGTCGAGGGCCTGTGCTGCGGCAAGGCCTTCGAAACCAAGGGTCTGTATGCCCAAGCCGAGACGAAGCTGCGCGAACTGGAGCGGGCCCTGCACGCCGCGTCGGACAACGGCCGACACCCCGTCCTGTGCGACACAAGCCCATGCCTGGCGCGTATGAAAAAGGATATCCGGGGCCTGTCGCTGTTCGAGCCCGTCGAGTTCGCCCGCGTCTTCCTGCTCCCCCGGCTGCGCTTTCAGCCGGTGGATCGGCGCATCGCCCTGCACCCGACCTGCTCCACCCGCCTCATGGGCCTGGCCGACGCCTTCCACGAACTGGCCCGCGGCCTGGCGGTGGAAGTCGTCCTGCCGCGGGGGATTCTGTGCTGCGGCTTCGCCGGCGACAAGGGCTTCCACCGCCCGGAGCTGAACGCCTCGGCCCTGGCCGGTCTGGCCGAGCAGGTCCGGGACTGCGCCGAAGGCTACTCGACCTCGCGCACCTGCGAGATCGGACTGGCAATCCATGGGGGCATCCCGTACCGCAACATCCTCTACCTGCTGGAGGAATGCTCCAGATAG
- a CDS encoding DctP family TRAP transporter solute-binding subunit, producing the protein MKAKGVAILFLVLALFCAVSAQAARVLKFGHIAPTQIDNKPFPMHRAALAFAEHVEKETKGEIKIEVFPLGQLGNERSMLEQVQFGTLDMMDCTTAVMSNLIPQVGLLDLFFLFPSKEVAYKVLADEEFKTVMDALMPQMGLMPIGYAENEMRDFGVRDRTITSPEQMKGVRVRVMDSPVFLDSFRALGANPVGIPFPELYTALQQGAVDMQENPIPTSVMMKFTEVAKFLTRSSHSLTCLYKMVSLPVWESLTPEQQKIFVDAAKIAEDINRSENTKMRAELEQLAKDKFGATIAELTPEERQAFHDAVLPVHEKFAQQAGTIPNDPKFGKWAGKRYYDLIVAKVSEYSK; encoded by the coding sequence ATGAAAGCGAAAGGAGTTGCGATCCTGTTCCTGGTCCTGGCCCTGTTCTGCGCCGTCTCGGCCCAGGCCGCGCGCGTCCTGAAGTTCGGCCACATCGCCCCGACCCAGATCGACAACAAGCCCTTCCCCATGCACCGCGCGGCACTGGCCTTCGCCGAGCACGTCGAGAAGGAGACGAAGGGCGAGATCAAGATCGAGGTCTTCCCCCTGGGCCAGCTCGGCAACGAGCGCTCCATGCTGGAGCAGGTCCAGTTCGGCACCCTGGACATGATGGACTGCACCACGGCGGTCATGTCCAACCTCATCCCGCAGGTGGGACTGCTGGACCTCTTCTTCCTTTTCCCGAGCAAGGAGGTGGCCTACAAGGTCCTGGCCGACGAGGAGTTCAAGACCGTCATGGACGCCCTCATGCCGCAGATGGGGCTCATGCCCATCGGCTACGCCGAGAACGAGATGCGCGATTTCGGCGTGCGCGACCGCACCATCACGTCGCCTGAGCAGATGAAGGGCGTGCGCGTGCGCGTCATGGACTCCCCCGTCTTCCTGGACAGCTTCCGGGCCCTGGGCGCCAACCCCGTGGGCATCCCGTTCCCCGAACTGTACACGGCCCTGCAGCAGGGCGCCGTGGACATGCAGGAGAACCCCATCCCGACCTCGGTCATGATGAAGTTCACGGAAGTGGCCAAGTTCCTCACGCGTTCCTCCCACTCCCTGACCTGCCTGTACAAGATGGTCAGCCTGCCGGTCTGGGAAAGCCTGACTCCGGAGCAGCAGAAGATCTTCGTCGATGCGGCCAAGATCGCCGAGGACATCAACCGCTCCGAGAACACGAAGATGCGCGCGGAGCTCGAACAGCTGGCCAAGGACAAGTTCGGGGCGACCATCGCCGAACTGACGCCCGAAGAGCGTCAGGCCTTCCACGACGCGGTCCTGCCCGTGCACGAGAAGTTCGCCCAGCAGGCCGGTACCATCCCGAACGACCCCAAGTTCGGCAAGTGGGCGGGCAAGCGCTACTACGACCTGATCGTGGCCAAGGTGAGCGAGTACAGTAAATAG
- a CDS encoding LutC/YkgG family protein, translating into MGPTPEVLEKFRKKAELVSAIVSEVDSMAQAIAYTVDLCTQKEACQLLMSGCEESLSDRGHDLCELKQWGKVIAAPALNDADMAELVKQAASRGISVIKEGMRKNLAGIDIGFTMADYGIGETGSLVIDSSSEELRLATMISEIHVAVIPKSRIRATAEDMYDEIKGFQSRKPNYLAFVTGASRTADIERVLALGVHGPLELHILILEDK; encoded by the coding sequence ATGGGACCAACCCCAGAGGTTTTGGAAAAATTCAGGAAAAAAGCGGAACTCGTCTCGGCCATCGTTTCGGAAGTTGATTCCATGGCCCAGGCCATTGCCTATACTGTCGACCTGTGCACCCAGAAAGAGGCCTGCCAGCTGCTCATGAGCGGATGCGAGGAGTCCCTTTCGGACAGGGGCCATGACCTGTGCGAACTCAAGCAGTGGGGCAAAGTCATCGCCGCCCCGGCCCTGAACGACGCCGACATGGCCGAACTGGTCAAGCAGGCCGCCAGCCGCGGCATCTCGGTCATCAAGGAAGGGATGCGCAAGAACCTGGCCGGCATCGACATCGGATTCACCATGGCCGACTACGGCATCGGCGAGACCGGGAGCCTGGTCATCGACTCCTCCAGCGAGGAACTGCGCCTGGCGACCATGATCAGCGAAATCCACGTCGCGGTCATTCCCAAGTCCCGCATCCGGGCCACGGCCGAGGACATGTACGACGAGATCAAGGGCTTCCAGAGCCGCAAGCCCAACTATCTGGCCTTCGTCACCGGCGCGAGCCGCACGGCCGACATCGAACGCGTTCTGGCCCTGGGCGTGCACGGGCCCCTGGAACTGCACATCCTGATTCTGGAGGACAAATAA
- a CDS encoding TRAP transporter small permease: MKKFLNILGNLEELAVGGLLLLLAVGTTIQVLTRYFLGLTFDWFDEGSRYLVVFATFAGAGMAVKHGAHFSMEAVTQYAPRRVGAGLRALANLLSAAVMLVIAWFGWEQTALLARYGMTMAALGLPMWVAYLPIPVFGLSIAARFGHKAWEQVRIVLAGGEGEGA; encoded by the coding sequence ATGAAGAAGTTTCTGAACATTCTCGGCAATCTGGAAGAGCTGGCCGTGGGCGGCCTGCTCCTGCTCCTGGCCGTGGGCACGACCATCCAGGTCCTGACCCGCTATTTCCTTGGTCTGACCTTCGACTGGTTCGACGAAGGCAGCCGCTACCTCGTAGTCTTCGCCACCTTCGCCGGGGCGGGAATGGCCGTGAAACACGGGGCGCATTTCTCCATGGAGGCCGTGACCCAGTACGCCCCCAGACGCGTCGGCGCGGGCCTGCGCGCCCTGGCCAACCTTCTGAGCGCCGCGGTCATGCTGGTCATCGCCTGGTTCGGCTGGGAGCAGACCGCGCTGCTGGCCCGTTACGGCATGACCATGGCAGCCCTCGGCCTGCCCATGTGGGTGGCCTATCTGCCCATTCCCGTCTTCGGGCTCAGCATCGCCGCACGTTTTGGCCACAAGGCTTGGGAGCAGGTGCGCATCGTCCTTGCCGGCGGAGAAGGGGAGGGGGCCTGA
- a CDS encoding GGDEF domain-containing protein, whose product MNTSKRPTLGVALAPKLAAELASHLPDSHRLDNLPVGEAMAFMATNAQGGLAFVAVSTWEALDAESREKIAAHESWQLLLIADQADPQALEFMATGSFLTLMTCPLDGAKIARALHQAEEVSSMYQDIFMMAREISLERELLARKNEQLAFLNQVLTRASQTLDPAVILSNSAEDLDLLLDVRSVFGVFWNAAEGQTEAELFLPENLPQARQEDWVNHLLSVAGRLCRDAIRGYQVSFLTPREGIEGDAPELDQLVTIPLSVGPEPFGTLVICSREASALGQDRLRILTSAANHLALAMRNSLEFRKTKARADHDGLTRISNRHHFDMRLREELKRHQRHQDELSLMMIDLDYFKSVNDTYGHQAGDMVLKEVGRILQKTLRESDFPARYGGEEFVVILPQTREDQAWTLAERLRAVIGQTVFRVQRKRFRVTASIGIAGVQPGALAKPESLIFKADQALYLAKASGRNMVCCSAIEETSVAH is encoded by the coding sequence ATGAATACCAGCAAACGCCCAACCCTGGGCGTGGCCCTCGCCCCGAAACTCGCTGCCGAATTGGCATCGCATCTGCCCGACTCGCACCGGCTGGACAACCTTCCCGTCGGCGAGGCGATGGCGTTCATGGCGACGAATGCGCAGGGCGGCCTCGCCTTTGTGGCTGTCTCCACCTGGGAGGCGCTGGACGCGGAAAGCAGAGAAAAAATCGCGGCCCATGAATCCTGGCAGCTCCTGCTCATCGCCGACCAGGCCGATCCGCAAGCCCTGGAATTCATGGCTACGGGTTCGTTCCTGACCCTCATGACCTGCCCCCTGGATGGGGCAAAAATTGCCCGCGCCCTGCATCAGGCGGAAGAAGTGTCCAGCATGTATCAGGATATCTTCATGATGGCGCGGGAAATAAGCCTCGAGCGCGAACTCCTGGCCCGCAAGAACGAGCAGCTGGCATTCCTCAACCAGGTCCTGACCCGTGCCAGTCAAACCCTTGACCCGGCGGTGATCCTCTCCAACAGCGCCGAGGATCTGGACCTGCTGCTCGATGTGCGCTCGGTGTTCGGAGTCTTCTGGAATGCCGCCGAAGGCCAGACCGAGGCCGAACTGTTCCTGCCTGAAAATCTCCCCCAGGCAAGGCAGGAAGACTGGGTCAACCACCTGCTGAGCGTGGCCGGGCGGCTGTGCAGGGATGCCATCCGCGGCTACCAGGTGTCCTTCCTGACGCCCCGGGAAGGCATCGAAGGCGATGCGCCGGAATTGGATCAGCTGGTCACCATCCCCTTGAGCGTTGGGCCGGAGCCCTTCGGGACCCTGGTCATCTGCTCGCGGGAGGCTTCGGCCCTCGGCCAGGACCGTCTGCGCATCCTGACCTCGGCCGCCAACCACCTTGCCCTGGCCATGCGCAACAGCCTGGAGTTCCGCAAGACCAAGGCCCGGGCCGACCATGACGGCCTGACGCGCATCTCCAATCGTCACCATTTTGACATGCGGCTGCGCGAAGAACTCAAGCGCCACCAGCGCCACCAGGACGAACTGAGCCTGATGATGATCGACCTGGACTACTTCAAGTCCGTCAACGACACCTACGGCCATCAGGCCGGCGACATGGTGCTCAAAGAGGTCGGCCGCATCCTGCAGAAGACCCTGCGCGAATCCGACTTCCCGGCCCGTTACGGCGGGGAGGAGTTCGTGGTCATCCTGCCCCAGACCAGGGAGGACCAGGCCTGGACCCTGGCTGAACGACTGCGCGCCGTCATCGGGCAGACCGTGTTCCGCGTGCAGCGCAAGCGGTTCAGGGTCACGGCCTCCATCGGTATCGCCGGCGTGCAGCCCGGCGCCCTGGCCAAGCCCGAGTCCCTCATCTTCAAGGCCGACCAGGCCCTCTACCTGGCCAAGGCCAGCGGACGGAACATGGTCTGCTGCTCGGCCATCGAGGAGACGTCCGTGGCGCACTGA